The stretch of DNA ACCTTGGCTCCTTTGGTTGGAACTTGAGCGTAGCATAGAGCTTCATGTAATCCTCAAACACAAATTTAGGGTACGCAACCTCTGTTTCCTTTGCCTCTCTCTCCAACAATGGTGGTGCAGGGTAGATGACAGCATCACTGCCAGGGTTGTAGAATGATGCCACCGACATTCTCGTCCCATCACTTCGAGCCATCACACGATGCTCCACACTCTTGTATTTCCCATTGCTTATTACCTGTCAAATGTTGCATCATCACAATCACTACAACTGCAATACATTGTACACTTAATAAAACAAGAAACATACATAGTTAGCATAGTACCTCAATCTGGTCGCCAAGGTTAACAACAATGGAATGGCGCATCGGAGGAACATCCACCCATTGCCCATCTTTGAGAAGCTGAAGCCCACTCACTTTGTCGTCTTGCAAGAGAAGGATTATCCCACCCGCATCTGTATGGGCACGAAGACCCTTCACCAATTCTGGCTTTGGACACGCAGGGTAGTTTGCCACCTTTGTCCCAAAATTAGGACCTCTTGATCCATGAAACGCCCTCTTTAAGTACCCCTTCTCCAATCCAAGATTTTCACACAGCATATCTAGCAACTCCTCTGCCAGTTTCTCCAATTTCTCTGCAAATTCCTTCATTGCATCCCTGCATGCACACAGTCATATGATATGTGTCACATTACGACCAATATCTCATGATTCATGCATATACTTGCATGTCTTGGTTTTGAATTTGATTACCTGTACTCTTTGGTGAGATCAGGGATTTCAGAGATGTTGGACGTTGGGAGATGGCGCAAGAAGAAGGTACTCTCCCAGTCCATGTCCTTCAGTTCATCTTGGACACACTCTAACTCCTTTCTTCCCACAGCCTCATTGAACCTCTTCTCCATGCATTTCCTATAATGCTCTTTTGTTAACCTTTCCACCCTATCCAGAAGTTCGTGGGATATTCCGTGATTCACCAACTACAATCAGGAAACCATCTTAGTTAGCACAGTTCAAATGAACAACATCAACAGAACCTTAGCTTGCAAATGTGTACACACTTATATATGTTACTAGAGTGTACCTCAAAAAATCCCCAGTTTTGGCAAGCATCTTCGATCTGATCTAGGGTAGTCTTCTTCTCCTCACCGTTGATATTGGCCAAGTTGATCACGGGGAACTTCTCCATCTCTCgcaccttttctttcttttgttctaATGAGTAATCTTGATGTATGTGTTTGTTTATGCATATTGGGATGCTAGGTGTGTGGCATTTATAGTGATTCAAAGAGTTCAGTGAAGGCAAGAGGACATATAAAAAATTCTACTGTGTGCCTCATGAATCATGAGATGCTTTCTTAGGACAATCTCTAAGCCACATGGTCATTTTTGCGTCGTTGAATTGTCTACTTTTTTTATCGTTGGACTCATCTGGATGGAGGCGAAACCAATCTTCCTTGCATTTTCCCTTGAATTGTATGGTGTTTTAGCACGTGGTCTCCTAGAAGAtggaacaaataaataaatctctaaaatttgttattttatcttcttaattaACAAAAGATCtgtcataatattattatctatggTACCCAAAAGAATTTGCCTTCACCTAGGCTATAATTGATTGGAAACTATAGCTTAAAAGTTACCCCTCAAAAGgatgagaaaaaaattcatattttttatgacgtgttataattttagatttcaGATAATAGTTACAGTTTCTGCATTTTATACACGATTTCTTAGTTTTCACACACGTTCAGGAGTTGGGTGCCATTGGTTGAAAATTACAACAGgacaattaatattatattgtgggagaaaattattgatgaaaatcCAAAAAAGAAGCAGAAGATATCAATTTCTGATGTTGTTGTCTCTttgttttcatttcaacacttgACCAGTTGGAGCCACCGAACAAGATAAGCTGAGAGTGACCGAAAGGAACATTTCTGCTGTGcattatttgaaaactttgttcTTAGTGGAAGACGTTGAATATTGCCAGAATATGCTAATCGTCTTCTTTACTCTAATCTGTTTCTCTTGGCacataaaaattgaattaagtgTTTGAAGTTAAGTCCAACATGTAAGTTGAATATGGTCTTTTAATTATGTTGAACAAGGAGGCTGCCATGGGTATGCGAACTTCGTACGTTATTGTTTTGACACGTGTGGAAACAAACCTGAAGAAATAACATaagttagagagaaaaaaagtggaagaaaaattcaaataaaaataaacctTATCATTTGttgttaattaataaattatttaatgttatttaaagtAGACATCATgaccatttaatttaattgaaattaatccTTGAGTTCATCATTTTTGTGAATTGACCCTTGAGCTTTAATTGCATTCTAATATATATTCTTAAGATTTCTTTGGCAGTAGTTATTTCTATCAAATTAGAGaaagattatttattttcaatataaatcactcatttaatttttttttatagttcatttatttatatattaagatatagtttcgaaagaaaaaaaaaaaggcaggggataaaataaagtaataaaatttatattgagtgatttgtttctaaaataaattatatttttaatgcagAAAATTGTcggtgaaaaataaataaaaacgactaggttttaaaataaaatgatttagaaaccaattcgaTATGAGAGATATTTAAAAAACGGGTAAAAATTTTACGGATTagttaagataaaattaattaagtggCTATTTCAAAAATAAGTAAAGCTTAAAGATCAATATTGGAATAAAATTGAAGGCTATAGTGTTATTTGGAACCATGAAAGTTTAAGGATTTATCACGGAAAATAAACGTGTAGATTATttgcttttaaaaatttacaagtGAAGAAGATTAAACAAGatatatgaaaataacatatcgACTTATTAATTTCAAAGTTAATGAgtttatcaatttattttatattaaaaatgttatcatACAAATTTTAACGTGTTAGTGGTTTTTCTTATCAATATCTTTATTTGTAGGCACAGggacttttttattaaaatacctgTATTTTGGTGAAAATTacgaaattaaaatataaaaactatttacataaaaaaattatgtacttTATAAGTGAAATTTGTTAGATATAAAGTGTGTatacgagaaaaaaaaatagctaaattaaaattatttaactataacgaaattaaatataatttaattaaattaaatattttattcataaattaattaaattaaatactttatgtataatgaattatttacttataattaaattaagctaaattaattaaatatagttaaatttaaatttaaattaaatatcagTAAATGTATTGCTAACTGAATGAcaatataacaattatttttaattaaaattttaattttaatctttaaaattttatttcatttatttttttattgtattgattttgatttcaatgttatttagattaaattataaCAACAACTAATAAAGGAAAATTATGTAGCtcctaatgtttttttaatgagATTTGTACTCCttcagttttaaaataaatttttacaaagtatgttattaataaaataaaaaatatatctttattttattagtatgtatatttatataataataaatttaatcaggtaatataactatttatttattgttacattaaaacatgttttaaaaatttattttataagataatttatcattggtaacattttgttttacatttttaataaataataattaaaattgtttatttttttattccaaaagatagaaaaatcttcattcttcatattttaaattttaaattttactttttacaatttttttatttaaaatttaatcaatatataaaattttaaataaaataagatatgtacATATAATTtccttcaatatatatatatatatatatatatatatatatatttaaattagagaaaacaaaagaaaaactaaaaggTTATTTAACAATATCGAGATAATTACAACTTTCCCCTTGACAATTACATAAGATTGTAGAATTTTTgtatcaaagtttaaaaatagaTTGGATAGGATGCAGcaaaaattgttatatatttaaccataacCTTGAGTGGAAAAGAGTTTAAAAAGgtgtttaataattttgattgaaaaaaaaaataacaagagaTAATTTACGGATCATCCTTATATTAATGTAAGTTTTTTGTTAATGTAATATACATGGGTTAAATAGGTTTTATTTCGTGACTTTCATAGGCTACttataattgtatttatttaactcaatttaatctaaaattctatatttattctttatatagttttttaagaaattaaataaatttttattatgtaaataaatataaaaaaatcttaatatacTGAGGTAAGTGTATTGACCTATTTACAAAGATGCAAATTATACCAATAAATCTTTTATAACTGAAGTCTCATAATTTAATAGTTTCTTAACAAAAATTCCAAACACGCCATTGATTAGCCTAATCAGTTGCCCTCACCACCGATTGAGAAGCAAAAATGGGAAGGGAAACATGAAACATGATATGGAACACAAATATATGCTCTCAGCTTTCGTGTCTGTTCTCCATATAGTcgcagaaaaaataaaaaaagataaaaagaagaaaaaagacaaGAATGGGCATTCCAAAAATAGAAACAGATCATGTGTGCGTGTTGCACGAGATCATAGCTACCCTGCCCATATAAACAAGCATGAATGTAATGCTTTATATTTTGAGTCCCATATTTTGaaactacaaaaaaataaaatatattcatattacaatttaaaacaataatattttaattatatatatatatatatatatatatatatatatatttaaaattataataaatattattatatcattaatgAAAACATACGTGAGTTCATCTCTAAGTTTAACAATGAAAGAAATCTAAATACTATACAATTCAACcatcttaataaataaaaaaatccaaccATCAGCATAATATCTTAGAACAATTCTTCTAATTTGAAGAGAGTTACTTCTTGATATCAGAGCACATATAAATAACTTAGGATCAAGTTTCTCTATCAGCAATTATCCTATTAGGAATCTTT from Vigna unguiculata cultivar IT97K-499-35 chromosome 8, ASM411807v1, whole genome shotgun sequence encodes:
- the LOC114195675 gene encoding 1-aminocyclopropane-1-carboxylate oxidase-like produces the protein MEKFPVINLANINGEEKKTTLDQIEDACQNWGFFELVNHGISHELLDRVERLTKEHYRKCMEKRFNEAVGRKELECVQDELKDMDWESTFFLRHLPTSNISEIPDLTKEYRDAMKEFAEKLEKLAEELLDMLCENLGLEKGYLKRAFHGSRGPNFGTKVANYPACPKPELVKGLRAHTDAGGIILLLQDDKVSGLQLLKDGQWVDVPPMRHSIVVNLGDQIEVISNGKYKSVEHRVMARSDGTRMSVASFYNPGSDAVIYPAPPLLEREAKETEVAYPKFVFEDYMKLYATLKFQPKEPRFQAIKAVNSS